A single genomic interval of Argopecten irradians isolate NY chromosome 8, Ai_NY, whole genome shotgun sequence harbors:
- the LOC138329459 gene encoding uncharacterized protein, translating to MGVLLKYILLFAMSFDLVTCTCDEYIGPPGKYDCVQLPKYGNIPQWATCLSNDYIRAKSHGRDKHYECVSNSTAFCWFQCMCETYGKCEGGEVYGDCVCESEDKFDTTISSQLALPSWCFSPDGKMCSWYRECLQELYPCKEHDAENSVTYAKAFCELYSKHQTELNLTGQRWVDVVRACLQLELVPIFRPWATGACDRIKTQAFASHGKCYGAQTTNVSFCSLNLHDQLTIFWTIKGAFSDGFVEPVNSLWDMFFECVTRRQPSVDSEGYYMALLQIFVRKSTFFAENNDRYAGQILDAIAKQQKWEQTGISWFGYKGSFHETIFKENMAETIDLSDLQSVPKFRIDAILGIKHIFDLNYHNVTKVNMTDIVMSLEYSMDWGDIWLDSDTPAEVLSINVCGDINCNFVFLQVTSPLFNGYTLINAASKLNDSFLFKVIFIVYAYFVNYNYS from the coding sequence ATGGGTGTActtttaaagtatattttaCTATTCGCCATGTCATTTGACCtggttacatgtacatgtgatgAGTATATAGGACCTCCAGGGAAATATGACTGCGTACAGTTACCAAAGTACGGAAATATTCCTCAGTGGGCTACGTGTCTGTCAAACGATTATATACGAGCTAAATCACATGGCAGAGACAAGCATTACGAATGTGTATCCAACTCTACCGCGTTTTGCTGGTTCCAGTGCATGTGCGAGACGTATGGTAAATGTGAAGGCGGAGAAGTTTACGGTGATTGTGTCTGTGAATCTGAAGACAAATTCGACACGACGATATCTTCACAATTAGCTTTGCCGTCTTGGTGCTTCAGCCCTGACGGTAAAATGTGTTCATGGTACCGGGAATGTCTTCAAGAACTTTATCCGTGTAAGGAACATGATGCTGAAAATTCAGTTACCTATGCCAAGGCGTTTTGTGAGTTGTATTCTAAACATCAAACGGAATTAAATCTCACAGGACAACGCTGGGTAGATGTTGTAAGAGCATGTCTACAGCTCGAACTCGTGCCTATTTTTCGTCCATGGGCCACCGGTGCCTGTGACAGAATTAAAACCCAAGCGTTTGCATCTCATGGCAAGTGTTATGGAGCACAAACCACTAATGTATCATTTTGCTCCCTCAATCTCCATGACCAGTTGACGATATTCTGGACAATTAAAGGTGCGTTTAGCGATGGATTCGTAGAACCAGTAAATAGCTTATGGGATATGTTTTTCGAATGTGTGACACGGAGACAACCTAGTGTTGATTCGGAGGGTTACTATATGGCCTTGCTACAAATATTTGTGAGGAAGTCAACTTTTTTCGCTGAGAATAATGACAGATATGCGGGTCAAATTTTAGATGCCATCGCAAAACAACAGAAATGGGAACAAACCGGTATTTCCTGGTTTGGGTATAAAGGTTCTTTTCATGAAACAATATTCAAAGAAAACATGGCAGAAACTATTGACCTATCTGATCTACAAAGTGTCCCGAAATTTCGGATTGATGCCATACTTGGAATTAAACATATATTCGACCTTAATTATCATAACGTCACCAAAGTTAACATGACTGACATCGTCATGTCATTAGAGTATTCAATGGATTGGGGAGATATTTGGTTGGATAGTGATACTCCAGCAGAAGTGTTATCGATCAATGTATGTGGAGATATCAACTGCAATTTTGTGTTTCTTCAGGTAACCTCTCCACTATTTAATGGGTATACCTTGATTAACGCAGCCAGTAAATTAAatgattcatttttgtttaaagtcATCTTCATAGTCTACGCCTACTTCGTAAACTACAATTACTCTTGA